One Mus musculus strain C57BL/6J chromosome Y, GRCm38.p6 C57BL/6J DNA segment encodes these proteins:
- the Gm20840 gene encoding Y-linked testis-specific protein 1-like → MTSLKKKSRRKPSSQALGNIVGCRISHGWKEGNEPVTHWKAIILGQLPTNPSLYLVKYDGIDSVYGQELHSDERILNLKVLPHKVVFPQVRDVHLAGALVCREVQHKFEGKDGSEDNWSGMVLAQVPFLQDYFYISYKKDPVLYVYQLLDDYKEGNLHIIPETPLAEARSGDDNDFLIGSWVQYTRDDGSKKFGKVVYKVLANPTVYFIKFLGDLHIYVYTLVSNIT, encoded by the coding sequence atgacatcactcaagaagaagagtaggaggaagccttcttcccaggccctggggaatattgttggctgcagaatttctcacgggtggaaggaaggtaatgagcctgtcacccattggaaggccatcattctaggtcaactgccaacaaacccttctctttatttggtgaagtatgacggaattgacagtgtctacggacaggagctccacagcgatgagaggattttaaatcttaaggtcttgcctcacaaagtagtttttcctcaggtgagggatgtccacctcgcaggcgccctggtttgcagagaggtacaacacaaatttgaggggaaagatggctctgaggacaactggagtgggatggtgctagcccaggtgccatttttacaggactatttttacatttcctacaagaaggatccggtcctctacgtctatcagctcctggatgactacaaggaaggtaacctccacatcattccagagacccctctggctgaggcgagatcaggtgatgacaatgacttcttaataggttcctgggtgcagtacaccagagatgatggatccaaaaagttcggaaaggttgtttacaaagttctagccaatcctactgtgtactttatcaaatttctcggtgacctccatatctatgtctatactctggtgtcaaatatcacttaa